The following proteins are co-located in the Trichormus variabilis 0441 genome:
- a CDS encoding zinc ribbon domain-containing protein — MFARIRRLVNQFFSKSRKINNEPLNRVSLTVIILIDIFILVNVFTGLDDISRWHLSPSQAYPCYSQWQTYRTETNKDKDYEIIRRSLLGNISNLPNQKQTYQQNEIDHLGKVSSTCLRYGEYIDKIKTPQNQQAIKGIDQRQAQISNLKQSNNRIRAQYDSTLLDKLAGQAPGQSINQVPAEKAKQELDKNNLQISQLEKEISNLKNQLLTQPESNSLIAFLQNRGEFATVEQGYKQASFWYPSIQLAFQSLFLLPLIFAALLVHQFSQRRGYGLIALISWHLLVIFFIPLVLKIFEFLQVGAIFQFAFDIISAVFGSLLFLVSYVYILLIPLIGFGIIKFFQKIVLNPKLQAVNRIQKSRCVKCAKKIRANDAYCPHCGYYQYVECQNCHNLTYKHLPHCKHCGTLQDIGDL; from the coding sequence ATGTTTGCCAGAATCCGCCGTCTTGTCAATCAATTTTTTAGTAAGTCAAGAAAAATCAACAATGAACCTCTGAATAGAGTGAGTTTGACTGTCATTATTTTGATTGATATTTTTATCTTAGTTAATGTTTTTACAGGTTTAGATGATATTAGTAGATGGCATCTCAGCCCTTCGCAAGCTTATCCATGTTATTCCCAATGGCAGACTTATCGCACAGAAACTAATAAAGATAAAGATTATGAAATTATTAGGCGATCGCTGCTAGGTAATATTAGTAATCTACCCAATCAAAAACAAACTTATCAACAAAATGAGATAGACCATCTGGGTAAAGTATCTTCTACTTGCTTGCGGTATGGAGAATACATCGATAAAATCAAAACTCCTCAAAATCAGCAAGCTATCAAAGGAATTGACCAGCGACAAGCACAAATCAGCAATCTTAAGCAATCTAATAACCGGATTCGCGCCCAGTATGACTCTACACTATTAGACAAACTTGCCGGACAAGCTCCTGGCCAATCGATTAATCAAGTTCCAGCAGAAAAAGCTAAACAGGAGTTAGATAAAAATAATCTGCAAATTTCTCAGTTAGAAAAGGAAATATCTAATCTTAAGAATCAACTATTGACTCAACCAGAAAGTAATAGTTTGATTGCTTTCCTACAAAATAGGGGAGAATTTGCCACGGTTGAACAAGGTTATAAACAAGCATCTTTTTGGTATCCAAGTATTCAACTTGCTTTTCAATCTCTGTTTTTGTTACCACTGATATTTGCAGCTTTATTAGTTCATCAATTTTCTCAGCGTCGGGGTTACGGACTCATTGCTCTGATTAGCTGGCACTTATTAGTGATCTTTTTCATCCCTTTAGTTCTGAAAATCTTTGAATTTTTACAAGTAGGGGCAATATTTCAATTTGCCTTTGATATTATTAGTGCCGTTTTTGGTAGTTTACTGTTCCTGGTCAGCTATGTTTACATATTATTGATTCCTTTGATTGGTTTTGGGATTATCAAGTTTTTCCAGAAAATTGTTCTCAATCCTAAACTACAAGCAGTTAATAGAATTCAAAAATCACGGTGTGTGAAGTGTGCGAAAAAAATTCGGGCTAATGATGCCTATTGCCCACACTGTGGTTATTATCAATACGTTGAATGTCAAAATTGTCACAACCTAACCTACAAACATTTACCACACTGTAAGCATTGCGGCACTTTACAAGATATTGGTGATTTATAG
- a CDS encoding flotillin family protein, which yields MEIIALLLGIFGTGTAAGWWVIRNLYYICQPSEVLIFAGSQTQIDERRSVGYRLVKGGSSIQIPLLEKTFRMDLTNMIIELKVSNAYSKGGIPLTVEGVANIKIAGEEPTIHNAIERLLGKSRKDIEQLAKDTLEGNLRGVLANLTPEQVNEDKITFAKTLLEEAEDDLEKLGLVLDNLQIKNIFDEVLYLDSIGRKQQAELLRDARIAEAEAKAQAIIKSSENLRITKLRQIERDLQIAKAEAERRVRDAITKRTAVIAEVESVVNSQIAKVQAEVAVQTERIIQVENQLQADIVAPAEAECQTAIAQAKGDAAKIIEEGKAQAAGTQRLAESWQNAGASAREIFIFQKLEPLLKMMATGVPEVQVENLTVIDAVNGGGVTKIASLIEQLRQTTGVDVAQVINQLKSDSKNGKVGSNLDQG from the coding sequence ATGGAAATTATCGCTTTACTTTTAGGAATTTTTGGGACTGGAACCGCCGCAGGTTGGTGGGTGATTCGGAACTTGTACTATATTTGCCAGCCTAGCGAAGTGCTGATTTTTGCTGGGAGTCAGACTCAGATTGATGAGAGGCGATCGGTTGGTTATCGCTTGGTGAAAGGTGGTAGTAGTATTCAAATCCCTTTGTTGGAAAAAACTTTCCGCATGGATTTGACTAACATGATTATTGAATTGAAGGTGTCTAACGCCTACTCAAAAGGTGGGATTCCTTTAACGGTGGAAGGAGTGGCGAATATTAAAATTGCTGGTGAAGAACCGACAATTCACAATGCCATTGAGCGACTGTTGGGTAAAAGTCGCAAAGATATTGAACAACTAGCCAAGGACACATTGGAAGGTAATCTGCGGGGGGTTTTGGCGAATCTCACACCAGAACAGGTAAACGAAGATAAAATCACTTTTGCTAAGACTTTGTTGGAAGAAGCTGAAGATGATTTAGAAAAACTGGGATTGGTACTAGATAACCTGCAAATCAAGAATATTTTTGATGAGGTTCTTTACCTAGATTCTATAGGACGCAAACAACAAGCAGAGTTGCTACGAGATGCGCGCATAGCTGAAGCCGAAGCCAAAGCCCAAGCGATAATTAAATCTTCAGAAAATCTCCGCATTACTAAACTCAGACAAATTGAACGGGATTTGCAAATTGCCAAAGCCGAAGCAGAACGGAGAGTTAGAGATGCAATTACCAAACGCACCGCAGTGATTGCAGAGGTAGAATCGGTAGTCAATTCCCAAATTGCCAAGGTGCAGGCAGAAGTAGCAGTGCAAACTGAACGCATCATTCAAGTAGAAAACCAACTACAAGCCGATATAGTCGCCCCAGCCGAGGCAGAATGTCAAACGGCGATCGCTCAAGCTAAGGGAGATGCTGCCAAAATCATCGAAGAAGGCAAAGCCCAAGCCGCAGGAACCCAGCGCCTAGCAGAATCCTGGCAAAATGCAGGCGCATCGGCGCGAGAAATCTTTATCTTCCAAAAACTCGAACCATTATTAAAAATGATGGCTACGGGAGTACCTGAGGTACAAGTAGAAAATTTAACTGTGATTGATGCGGTTAATGGTGGTGGTGTAACTAAAATAGCCTCGTTAATTGAGCAGTTGCGTCAAACTACTGGTGTCGATGTTGCTCAAGTGATTAATCAGCTCAAGTCTGATAGTAAAAACGGCAAGGTTGGATCAAATTTGGATCAAGGTTAA
- a CDS encoding filamentous hemagglutinin N-terminal domain-containing protein — MSRHCIKIGISIILGVGAITGIEHPSNAEIIQDSTLPENTNVTVNFGKEGDSTFIINGGTAIGNNLFHSFSKFSLLKGQNAYFNSTDNIQNIFSRVTGGEVSNIDGLITARSRVNLFLINPNGIIFGPNAQINIQGSFVASTAHSVRFAEGGEFIAKTASVTPLLNVTTPIGLQYGANSGSIQLQGESIHQPSRLQVEGNQTLALIGGDVILGNANLSTIKSEGRIELGSVASASLVGIKSVSSGFLFKFDGVSEFGDIQLSSGTNINSLGDLNLTGKNIVLQDASLNVFNNLTVNAQESIQLIDRSAIDTRSSNNSPGNHTINTRRLLLSNQSFIGINGGNLEVNASDVVELTSDLKGTPSRIYATTSDGDAANGNLTINTGDLLVENGSQIITNSSTAFSGIIPLNVQTKASLTINAANSVTLRGSSLDEIYSSGVFSQTDGDGKAGDLTINTRVLRIEDGAQVIARNLSVGKGGNLTVNASDKVLIIGTSPKGSIPGNWPNDSELDEQVPRAVGPLKELLITGVLRRDSLPSGIFTDSVSSGDAGMITINTGELTAQNGGRISADAFSAGKGGDLMISATDKVELIGTAVNGVASGLFTRTGSSATGNAGSLTIVTGNLLVKDGAQVSVSTFGTAKGGNLLVQAAEGIKLIGVSQRNIASGLFAQANRYATGDAGSLKIDTSTLLVRDGAQVSASTFGAGKGGDLFVQASDIKLIGTAADASFSSGLFTVATANSTGSAGKLTVNADVLDIEQGAGVGVQSSGKGSAGNLNINAHRIRLDDQAFISADTRDNGSDPNRSQANINLRSRNLILSRGSSITTNATGSNVIGGNIDIDTNTLVAIQNSDISANSADFRGGRININAQNIFGTKFRNQRTPNSDITATGASPELSGAVEITTPDVDPSQSLSQLPSEAVDVSNQISQECRIDEATAQRQNQFIITGRGGVPTNPYETLDNTAIITDWVTVNDVNTVAHKENNFAQEENTVANSIVEAQGWVYDTQGNLVLTAEATKITGHGSGLTTDFCQVNKG; from the coding sequence ATGAGCCGTCATTGCATCAAAATAGGTATCTCTATCATTTTAGGCGTAGGTGCAATAACTGGCATTGAGCATCCTAGCAACGCCGAAATTATTCAAGATAGTACACTACCTGAAAATACTAATGTGACTGTTAATTTCGGTAAAGAGGGTGATTCTACCTTCATTATTAATGGCGGAACAGCAATAGGCAACAATCTATTTCATAGTTTTAGCAAATTTTCCTTACTCAAAGGTCAAAATGCTTACTTTAATAGTACTGACAATATTCAAAATATCTTTAGTCGGGTTACTGGTGGAGAAGTATCAAATATTGATGGCTTAATCACAGCTAGAAGCAGGGTTAATTTATTTCTCATTAATCCCAATGGAATTATTTTTGGGCCTAATGCTCAGATAAATATTCAGGGTTCTTTCGTTGCTAGTACTGCTCATAGTGTCAGATTTGCTGAGGGTGGAGAGTTTATAGCTAAAACTGCAAGTGTTACGCCCTTACTCAATGTCACAACTCCTATTGGTTTACAATATGGGGCTAATTCTGGCAGCATTCAGTTACAAGGAGAATCAATACATCAGCCTAGTAGGCTGCAAGTTGAAGGCAATCAAACTTTAGCCTTAATTGGTGGAGATGTTATTTTAGGAAACGCTAATCTTAGCACTATAAAGTCTGAAGGCAGGATAGAACTAGGCAGTGTTGCATCAGCAAGTTTAGTGGGAATTAAATCAGTCAGTTCAGGCTTCTTGTTTAAATTTGACGGGGTATCTGAATTTGGTGATATTCAACTATCTTCAGGCACTAATATTAATAGTTTAGGTGACCTCAATCTCACGGGAAAAAATATTGTACTTCAAGATGCGTCTTTGAATGTGTTCAATAATCTCACAGTCAATGCCCAAGAGAGCATTCAGTTAATAGATAGAAGTGCAATTGATACTAGAAGTTCTAATAATTCGCCAGGAAATCACACTATTAATACTCGCAGATTATTACTGAGTAATCAATCTTTTATCGGTATAAACGGCGGTAATCTGGAGGTGAATGCCTCAGATGTGGTGGAACTGACAAGTGATCTCAAAGGTACTCCCAGCCGTATCTATGCCACAACTTCAGATGGTGACGCAGCCAATGGAAATTTAACAATTAATACTGGGGATTTATTAGTCGAGAATGGCTCACAAATTATCACTAATTCTTCTACTGCATTTTCCGGCATTATTCCCCTTAATGTGCAGACAAAAGCTAGTTTAACTATTAATGCCGCAAATTCAGTGACTTTGCGGGGTAGTTCATTGGACGAAATATATTCTAGCGGTGTGTTTAGTCAAACTGATGGTGATGGCAAGGCTGGAGACCTGACGATTAATACTCGTGTGTTACGAATTGAAGACGGGGCGCAGGTCATTGCCAGAAATTTGAGTGTCGGTAAAGGCGGAAACTTGACTGTAAATGCTTCTGATAAGGTGCTAATAATTGGTACTTCTCCCAAAGGTTCAATTCCTGGGAACTGGCCTAACGATTCAGAGCTAGATGAGCAAGTACCTAGAGCTGTCGGCCCCTTAAAAGAGTTGTTGATAACAGGGGTGTTACGCAGAGATAGTTTACCTAGTGGTATATTTACTGACTCAGTTTCTTCCGGTGATGCTGGCATGATCACGATTAACACTGGTGAGTTAACAGCACAAAATGGAGGGCGAATTAGTGCCGATGCTTTTTCAGCAGGTAAAGGGGGAGATTTAATGATCAGTGCTACTGATAAGGTGGAATTGATTGGTACTGCTGTCAATGGGGTTGCTAGTGGTTTGTTCACGAGAACAGGTTCTTCAGCTACGGGAAATGCCGGATCTTTGACAATTGTCACTGGTAATTTATTAGTAAAAGATGGGGCGCAAGTCAGTGTTAGTACTTTTGGTACGGCTAAGGGTGGCAACTTGTTGGTGCAGGCGGCTGAGGGGATAAAACTCATCGGTGTTTCTCAGAGGAATATTGCCAGTGGTTTGTTTGCCCAAGCTAATCGTTACGCAACAGGAGATGCGGGTAGTTTAAAGATTGATACCTCGACCTTATTGGTACGTGATGGCGCACAAGTTAGTGCTAGCACTTTCGGGGCAGGTAAAGGTGGAGATTTGTTTGTCCAAGCTTCTGATATCAAACTAATCGGTACTGCTGCTGATGCTTCGTTCTCTAGTGGCTTGTTTACTGTAGCAACGGCAAACTCTACTGGTAGCGCTGGTAAACTCACGGTGAACGCGGATGTATTGGATATTGAGCAGGGAGCGGGAGTAGGAGTGCAGAGTAGTGGTAAGGGGAGTGCAGGCAACTTAAATATTAATGCTCATAGAATCAGATTGGATGATCAAGCTTTTATCAGTGCCGATACTCGTGATAATGGGAGTGACCCTAACCGATCGCAAGCAAATATCAATCTGCGATCGCGCAATCTCATCCTATCTCGTGGCAGTAGCATCACCACTAACGCCACAGGCAGTAATGTCATTGGCGGCAATATAGACATTGATACTAACACTCTAGTTGCTATTCAAAATAGTGATATTAGTGCTAATTCTGCTGACTTTCGTGGTGGTCGAATCAATATCAATGCCCAAAATATTTTTGGAACCAAATTTCGCAATCAACGTACCCCCAATAGCGATATTACTGCTACTGGTGCTAGTCCTGAGTTAAGCGGTGCAGTGGAAATTACTACCCCTGATGTAGACCCTAGTCAAAGTTTAAGCCAACTCCCATCAGAGGCTGTTGATGTGTCTAATCAAATCTCTCAAGAATGCCGGATTGATGAAGCGACGGCACAGAGACAAAATCAGTTTATTATTACTGGACGCGGTGGTGTACCAACAAACCCCTATGAAACCTTAGATAACACGGCGATAATTACGGATTGGGTAACTGTTAATGATGTCAATACTGTTGCTCACAAAGAAAATAATTTCGCCCAAGAGGAAAACACTGTTGCCAATAGTATTGTTGAGGCTCAAGGCTGGGTTTATGATACCCAAGGAAATTTGGTTCTGACTGCCGAAGCAACTAAAATAACAGGTCATGGTTCAGGATTGACAACCGATTTCTGCCAGGTAAATAAGGGATAA
- a CDS encoding DUF4360 domain-containing protein produces the protein MNNPNIKITSINFVQAFLAAATLITASVGPALASDKVEILGAEYGGNGCPDGSASVSVSPDGQELSILFDNFIAVGNKSSESRKSCNLSIPIKVPQGFQISLYDADYRGYVAPGTTGRLRAEYFFAGQRGPVFSRTFRGETDYNVRDQLVTVADVWSRCGDSVNMRVNAAMTASGQGMATVDSFDLAHRGLVYHIKYRQCR, from the coding sequence ATGAATAATCCCAACATCAAGATAACATCTATCAATTTTGTTCAAGCTTTTCTGGCCGCAGCTACACTAATTACGGCTTCTGTTGGCCCCGCTCTTGCTAGCGACAAAGTTGAGATTTTAGGTGCAGAATATGGCGGTAATGGTTGCCCTGATGGATCTGCCAGCGTCAGTGTCAGCCCTGATGGTCAAGAACTCAGCATCCTCTTCGATAACTTTATAGCTGTGGGTAATAAGTCAAGCGAAAGCCGCAAAAGTTGTAATTTGAGTATTCCTATCAAAGTACCTCAAGGTTTTCAAATCTCCCTCTACGATGCTGATTATCGAGGCTATGTTGCTCCCGGTACAACGGGGAGACTCAGGGCAGAGTACTTTTTTGCTGGTCAGCGCGGCCCTGTTTTTTCTCGGACATTTAGAGGCGAAACAGATTACAATGTCCGAGATCAATTAGTGACCGTAGCTGATGTCTGGTCACGCTGTGGTGATAGTGTGAATATGCGGGTGAACGCCGCCATGACCGCCAGTGGTCAAGGTATGGCCACCGTGGACTCTTTCGACCTTGCTCACCGTGGTTTGGTTTATCACATCAAATATCGCCAGTGTCGTTAG
- a CDS encoding NfeD family protein → MNNPILATASVVIAFGIIVGVLIVGLIYLQRRRQVVDSLIRINNVVGCFGIVEVPINQNSPGKVRINLKGSLVDFVAFTDEIHQFNQGDSVVIVRIKGNKVWVVNV, encoded by the coding sequence ATGAATAATCCAATTCTCGCAACTGCTAGTGTTGTAATTGCTTTCGGTATCATTGTTGGTGTCTTAATTGTGGGATTGATTTATCTCCAACGGCGACGGCAAGTAGTAGACAGTTTGATCCGTATTAATAACGTGGTTGGTTGTTTTGGGATTGTGGAAGTTCCCATCAACCAAAATAGTCCAGGAAAAGTACGCATCAATCTCAAAGGTTCTCTAGTAGACTTTGTAGCTTTCACCGATGAAATTCATCAATTTAATCAAGGTGATTCTGTTGTTATCGTACGAATTAAGGGAAATAAGGTTTGGGTGGTTAATGTTTAA
- a CDS encoding DUF1868 domain-containing protein, whose product MDDNYQTYLNRVARLTLPEALRSQAQHIQESYKFQPSSGSRQAVPFPGYTLITPSAAEDSENSGFYTQVQAYQEELLQLPINNGLIVPVPPASFHLTLADLIWDSAYRDACEKNPDFEQQLRSCIGDTLQQYQESLTSGSNPIYWQMLGLILMPRAVAVCLVPKDERCYEQVIKFRRTIYQNPKLIALGIEQHYHLTAHITLGYFGEVSSDLDRIKFSDTLSDLSQKWLLNTPEFLISRVELRKFDDMTRYYRQPDWPSLNF is encoded by the coding sequence TTGGACGATAACTATCAAACTTACCTAAATCGGGTAGCAAGACTGACACTACCAGAAGCGTTGAGATCCCAAGCCCAGCATATTCAGGAATCATATAAGTTTCAGCCTTCTTCGGGATCTAGGCAAGCAGTACCTTTTCCTGGGTACACCCTAATTACTCCATCGGCGGCAGAAGATTCGGAAAATTCTGGTTTTTATACTCAGGTACAAGCTTATCAGGAGGAACTGTTACAGTTACCTATCAACAATGGTTTGATAGTTCCTGTACCTCCCGCAAGCTTCCATTTGACTTTGGCAGATTTGATTTGGGACAGTGCTTACCGTGATGCTTGTGAAAAAAATCCTGACTTTGAACAACAATTACGCTCTTGCATAGGTGACACATTACAGCAATATCAAGAATCTCTAACATCAGGGAGTAATCCGATTTATTGGCAGATGTTGGGATTGATTCTCATGCCAAGGGCTGTTGCTGTTTGTTTAGTACCAAAAGATGAACGTTGTTATGAGCAGGTCATTAAATTCCGTCGCACAATTTACCAGAATCCCAAATTAATAGCCTTGGGTATTGAGCAACATTATCATCTTACTGCTCATATAACATTAGGTTATTTTGGGGAGGTTTCGTCAGATTTAGACAGGATCAAATTCAGTGATACACTATCTGATTTGAGTCAAAAATGGCTATTAAATACGCCAGAATTTTTGATTAGCCGTGTAGAATTGCGAAAATTTGACGATATGACACGCTATTATCGTCAGCCAGACTGGCCAAGCTTGAATTTTTAA
- a CDS encoding DNA phosphorothioation-associated putative methyltransferase: MAETVEIERHRAAIARTEISRPVRLAIEWAILNPDTVFFDYGCGYGGDVQRVANLGYTSTGWDPYYYPDAAINPADVVNLGYVLNVIEDQEERRQSLIQAWELTRRVLIVAAQVLINAPSKAQLAYSDGIVTSRNTFQKYYEQQELKKYIDEVLNVDAVPVALGVYFVFRDEAEKESFKAIRFFSRTSTPRVRIPVKRFEDYQEQLAPLMAFFTKRGRLPIKGELATAQELLSEFGNFRRAFAVVLQATDEAEWDAIAYRRSLDIQVYLALTHFDQRPKFSQLAPEMRHDIKAFFGSYEEACNIADQKLFSLGKPKVVQTACEKSKVGKHTRGALYVHVSALAALDPLLRIYEGCASRTIGRVDGATLIKYYTDQPQISYLFYPEFDIDPHPSLKASITIDLKTLYVTHRDYSTRANPPVLHRKETFVTPNYPLYEQFAKLTQQEQKLGLLKQKSEIGTREGWEKCLAAHGVEIRGHEIHVIREITQ, encoded by the coding sequence ATGGCCGAAACGGTAGAAATCGAACGTCATCGAGCCGCGATCGCTCGGACTGAAATCTCTCGTCCTGTACGATTGGCTATAGAATGGGCAATCCTCAACCCAGACACGGTTTTTTTTGACTACGGCTGTGGTTATGGTGGTGATGTGCAACGTGTAGCTAATCTTGGCTACACCAGTACAGGTTGGGACCCTTACTACTACCCTGATGCAGCCATTAACCCCGCCGATGTGGTGAATTTGGGTTACGTCCTCAACGTCATCGAAGACCAAGAAGAACGCCGCCAAAGCCTCATTCAAGCCTGGGAACTCACCCGCAGAGTTTTAATTGTCGCGGCGCAAGTATTAATTAACGCCCCTAGTAAAGCCCAACTGGCTTACAGTGACGGTATTGTCACCAGCCGGAATACTTTCCAAAAATATTACGAACAACAAGAACTGAAAAAATATATCGATGAAGTTTTAAACGTTGATGCAGTACCAGTCGCCCTTGGCGTTTATTTTGTCTTCCGCGATGAAGCCGAAAAAGAAAGCTTCAAAGCCATCCGTTTCTTTTCTCGCACCTCTACACCGCGAGTCCGCATTCCTGTCAAACGGTTTGAAGACTATCAAGAACAACTCGCGCCCCTCATGGCATTTTTCACCAAACGGGGTAGACTGCCAATAAAAGGAGAACTAGCCACCGCACAAGAATTACTGAGCGAATTTGGCAACTTCCGCCGGGCTTTCGCAGTTGTCCTGCAAGCCACCGATGAGGCAGAATGGGATGCGATCGCCTATCGTCGTTCTTTAGATATTCAAGTTTACCTTGCCCTCACCCACTTTGATCAACGTCCCAAATTCTCCCAACTAGCGCCAGAAATGCGCCACGACATCAAAGCTTTCTTTGGGAGCTACGAGGAAGCCTGTAATATCGCCGACCAAAAACTTTTTAGTTTAGGTAAACCAAAGGTAGTCCAAACAGCTTGCGAAAAAAGCAAAGTAGGTAAGCACACACGGGGTGCTTTATACGTCCACGTTTCTGCATTGGCAGCCCTCGACCCGTTGCTACGAATTTACGAAGGTTGTGCAAGCCGTACCATTGGGCGTGTCGATGGAGCTACGCTCATCAAATATTACACCGACCAACCGCAAATATCCTATTTGTTCTATCCAGAATTCGACATAGACCCCCACCCGTCCTTAAAAGCCAGTATCACAATTGACTTAAAAACACTGTATGTAACTCACCGCGACTATAGCACCAGAGCCAATCCACCCGTCCTGCACCGTAAAGAAACTTTTGTTACTCCCAACTATCCCTTGTATGAACAATTTGCTAAACTCACCCAACAAGAACAGAAGTTAGGATTGCTCAAGCAGAAAAGTGAAATTGGCACTCGTGAAGGTTGGGAAAAATGCCTCGCTGCTCACGGTGTAGAAATTAGGGGACATGAAATTCATGTGATTAGAGAAATCACACAGTAA
- a CDS encoding flotillin family protein, with protein MNLIKQELATVTVAQVDPNTPATNKENNGIESLLYGGLPIALSIFGAFLLVWFIKSFLCICKPNEILILSGRKWRTKDGQEMGYRVLLGGRAIRIPIVETVKRMDVTTMPVRVEVRNAYAKGGTPLNIQAIANVKISSDPVVVGNAIERFLDRDRSELARVSRETLEGYLRGVVATLTPEELNEDRLSFAQRIASDVSRDLSKLGLQLDTLKIQSVSDDVDYLKSWGRKQIALVIRDAEIAESNALTQAEQIEAQSEEYAQVAKTQDKIIVLEKENELRTIKAQLEQRAKSEEEITTAAAQEKKAKAEQVLQVLRAELERLRLQADEVLPAEARRQAQELRAKGEAAFLEENAKAAALVNDILSQVWQQTGSDASKLFLIQQIETVLQEAVQIPQRIHLEKVNVIDNGDGKSVASLVNIYPEIVLQFLENVNRTLGIDVTGTLGTGD; from the coding sequence ATGAACTTAATTAAACAAGAATTAGCGACTGTAACAGTAGCGCAAGTTGATCCGAATACACCTGCTACTAATAAAGAAAATAATGGGATAGAAAGTCTACTTTATGGTGGTCTTCCCATTGCTCTATCTATTTTTGGTGCATTTTTACTGGTGTGGTTTATCAAGTCTTTTTTGTGTATTTGTAAACCCAACGAAATCTTGATACTTTCGGGACGCAAATGGCGGACTAAAGATGGGCAAGAGATGGGTTATCGAGTGTTATTGGGTGGGCGCGCCATTCGGATTCCTATAGTGGAAACAGTAAAACGGATGGATGTGACAACTATGCCGGTACGGGTGGAAGTGCGGAATGCTTACGCCAAGGGGGGAACGCCTTTGAATATTCAAGCGATCGCCAATGTGAAAATTTCCTCAGATCCGGTGGTTGTAGGTAACGCCATTGAACGCTTTTTAGACCGTGATCGCTCAGAATTGGCTCGTGTTTCCCGCGAGACTCTAGAAGGCTATCTCCGGGGTGTCGTCGCCACCCTTACACCAGAAGAACTCAACGAAGACCGCCTGAGTTTTGCCCAGCGTATCGCCTCTGATGTCAGCCGCGACCTTAGTAAACTGGGATTGCAACTGGACACCTTGAAAATTCAAAGCGTTTCTGACGATGTAGACTATCTCAAATCTTGGGGACGTAAACAAATTGCCCTTGTAATTCGAGACGCAGAGATTGCCGAATCAAACGCACTCACCCAAGCCGAACAAATCGAAGCCCAATCCGAAGAATACGCCCAAGTCGCCAAAACCCAAGACAAAATCATTGTGCTGGAGAAAGAAAACGAACTCCGCACCATCAAAGCCCAGCTAGAACAAAGAGCCAAATCAGAAGAAGAAATTACCACGGCGGCTGCACAAGAAAAGAAAGCCAAAGCCGAACAAGTCTTACAAGTACTGCGGGCTGAACTAGAACGCCTACGCCTACAAGCCGATGAAGTCCTACCCGCCGAAGCCCGTCGCCAAGCCCAAGAACTCCGCGCCAAAGGGGAAGCCGCCTTCCTAGAAGAAAATGCCAAAGCCGCAGCTTTAGTTAACGACATTCTTTCCCAAGTTTGGCAGCAAACTGGCAGCGATGCTTCTAAGTTATTCCTCATTCAACAAATTGAAACCGTCCTCCAAGAAGCAGTACAGATTCCTCAACGCATTCACCTAGAGAAGGTAAACGTGATTGATAACGGCGATGGCAAATCCGTAGCCAGCTTGGTGAATATTTACCCCGAAATCGTCCTGCAATTCCTAGAAAATGTCAATCGCACCCTGGGTATTGATGTTACTGGAACCTTGGGGACTGGGGATTAG